A genomic region of Solanum dulcamara chromosome 2, daSolDulc1.2, whole genome shotgun sequence contains the following coding sequences:
- the LOC129880555 gene encoding serine/threonine-protein kinase PBS1 — MGCFSCFDSKEEEKLNSQKDRDDRNRKQAHLAAPPNLSRLSSGADRLKTRSTNGSKREFLGLKDAPDVQIAAHTFTFRELAAATNNFRPESFIGEGGFGRVYKGQLPSGQVVAVKQLDRNGLQGNREFLVEVLMLSLLHHPNLVNLIGYCADGDQRLLVYEFMPLGSLEDHLHDLPPDKEPLDWNTRMKIASGAAKGLEHLHDKANPPVIYRDFKSSNILLKENFFPKLSDFGLAKLGPTGDKSHVSTRVMGTYGYCAPEYAMTGQLTVKSDVYSFGVVFLELITGRKAIDSTKPQGEQNLVAWARPLFNDRRKFAKLADPSLQGQFPMRGLYQALAVASMCIQEQAAARPLIGDVVTALSYLANQAYDPGTVSGQIHRFGADSNDRRNKDDRGGRIFRNEDGAGGVSGRKWDLDGGSEKEDSPRETARILNRDLDRERAVAEAKMWGENWREKRRQNAPDSFDDSH; from the exons ATGGGTTGCTTCTCCTGTTTTGATTCAAAAGAGGAGGAGAAGCTGAATTCCCAGAAAGATAGAGATGATCGTAACCGCAAGCAAGCCCATCTCGCTGCCCCCCCAAATTTATCCAGGTTATCTTCAG GAGCAGACAGACTCAAAACAAGAAGTACCAATGGTTCAAAAAGAGAATTTTTGGGCCTAAAGGATGCGCCTGACGTTCAGATTGCTGCCCATACATTCACTTTTCGTGAGCTTGCAGCTGCTACAAATAACTTCAGGCCAGAATCATTTATAGGCGAAGGAGGGTTTGGTCGTGTCTATAAAGGCCAGCTACCTAGCGGCCAG GTTGTTGCAGTTAAGCAATTGGATAGGAATGGGCTTCAGGGGAATAGAGAATTTTTAGTGGAGGTTCTTATGCTTAGTCTTCTTCATCATCCTAACTTGGTGAATTTAATTGGTTACTGTGCTGATGGGGACCAGAGGCTTCTTGTCTATGAGTTCATGCCCTTGGGATCACTAGAGGATCACCTTCATG ATCTCCCTCCTGATAAAGAGCCACTAGATTGGAACACAAGAATGAAGATCGCATCTGGTGCAGCTAAAGGTTTGGAGCACCTTCATGATAAGGCGAACCCTCCTGTTATTTATAGAGACTTCAAGTCATCCAACATATTGCTTAAAGAAAACTTTTTTCCGAAGCTTTCTGATTTTGGGCTAGCAAAACTTGGTCCTACTGGAGACAAGTCACATGTGTCCACAAGGGTCATGGGAACTTATGGTTACTGTGCCCCTGAGTATGCCATGACTGGACAATTGACTGTCAAATCTGATGTCTATAGTTTTGGGGTTGTATTCTTGGAGCTTATCACTGGACGTAAGGCTATTGACAGCACCAAACCTCAGGGAGAACAAAACCTTGTCGCATGG GCTAGGCCACTGTTTAATGATCGGCGGAAGTTTGCAAAATTAGCTGATCCAAGTCTGCAAGGACAATTTCCAATGAGAGGTCTGTACCAGGCTTTAGCTGTGGCCTCCATGTGTATCCAAGAACAGGCTGCTGCTCGTCCGCTAATTGGGGATGTGGTCACTGCTCTTTCTTATCTTGCAAACCAGGCATATGATCCAGGTACAGTTTCTGGGCAAATTCATAGATTTGGGGCAGACAGTAATGATAGGAGAAATAAAGATGATAGAGGTGGAAGAATATTTAGGAATGAAGATGGGGCAGGAGGAGTATCAGGACGTAAATGGGACTTGGACGGAGGATCTGAGAAGGAAGATTCTCCAAGGGAAACAGCAAGGATATTAAACAGGGATTTGGATCGAGAAAGAGCAGTTGCGGAGGCTAAAATGTGGGGCGAAAATTGGAGAGAAAAGAGAAGACAAAATGCTCCAGACAGTTTTGATGATAGTCATTAG